The genome window TTTCGATTGAACGTGCCAAGCTTGATTACGGCGTAGTCATTAACGAAATTGACCGCGATATGGATGCCTTCGAAATTGATATGGCTACTACATTAAAAGAACGCGATTATATTCGCAAAAATCGCCATAGATGGCTGGAAACAGATCCAATAGAAGTTGAGCTGATGTATAATAAAGGTGAAATTAATCAAATGGATGTTGTTCGAAGATATGGTGTCATTATGGATTACCAAACAAATAAAGCATTGCCGATCTCAACAGAGCAATACCGAGAATCGATGAAGAAACGTTCTTTGGCCTATTGGGGATAGACATAACGTTCTAGCGGCGGGGTCAAGTATCAACTAACTTTAATCATAAATAAGAGAGTAGTTCGCACTACTCTCTCTGCGAAATTAGGGTATACAAATTTTTAATGTCCAGTAATGCATATACTATGAAAAATATCACTACATAACTTAAAAACTCTAAAGGTAAAGAGTTGTTGTTTAATATTCCTATATCACTTGAAACTTTTTGAATGATCAATGTTAAAAACATAGCTAATCCAATCATTAAAAGCTTACGGTCTTGTAAACCCGACACAGTAGTAAGTGCATTAGGAGAAGCAAAGTGTTAGTGTGTATTAAATCGACTAAGCCTAAAGATTGATAAATCCTGTTTACTTTTCCCGTTTAGAGTTAAATCAGTTAATACCTCACCAACGGCACTACTGAATTTAAAACCATGTCCTGAGAAGCCTGCTGCAATAACAATATTTCGATGCTCAGGTAAAAAATCAATAATGAAATCTTCATCTGGTGTCATCGAATATTTACATGTTTTTCCGAATTTCAGTGTACCGTGCTGAGGCATAAAACGATTGATAAAGCTTTGTAAATCTATTGTATCCTGTTCGTCGAATGGGCGAAGAGGGTCGTTTGGATTGATAGCCTCACCACCATCATGTCTGCCAAGCTTCAGGCCAGCTCCATCAATACTCGGAAAACCATAGTACGAGGAATCTGCGAATTCAAAACAATAGGCTGGGAAAACATTTTCACGATAAAGTTGCTCATCCGCTTCAAACCACGCAAAGGTTTTTCTAGTTGGTGTAACCGGGATGGTGATGCCCATTGATTGTAGTAACTCAGTCGCCCAAGCACCAGCTGTTACGATTAAATGCTTTGCTTCGTAAACGCTATTTGCCGTTTGGACACGTACAATGTTTCCAGCTTCGATGTTCTGCACTTTTTCATTTGTATGTAAGGTTGCTCCTGCCTCGATAGCTAAAGTTTTATAAGCGCGAATGCACGCTTCTACACGAAGGACACCAGCAGTAGGCTCATAGCAAGCAACAAAGTTTTCAGGTAAGGATAATCCAGACCATTTTTCCATTGCTTCAGCTGCTGAATACTGTTCTAATGATAAATCGTATAGCTTAGCACTGGTTTTCACATTTTGAATAAAAGAATGGGTTTCTTCACCGACATTCATGACACCTGTTTGTAAAAATAAAGATTCATCCGTTAACGCTTCAAGTTCTTTCCATAATTCACCTGCTCTTTTGACAAAAGGTACATAGCTAGCCCCTTCACCATACGCAAAGCGAATAATTCTTGTATCGCCATGATGGCTACCTTCTTCGTGTGGTGGATCAAAGGCATCAAGCATCAAGACGTTTTTTCCTGCTTTCGCTAAATTATAGCCTGCTGCCATCCCCATTGATCCTGCACCAATTATAATTACGTCATATATCATTACAATCCCTACTTTTTTGCTCTAGTATAACAAAACAGAAGAAGATAAGACAGAAATTTCAGGAAATAATTTAAATAAGAAACTGCACAACTATTCCTATAAGAAAAGTTGTGCAGTTTAAAGTTATTTCCCACTAGGTAATAATTTATTCAACAATATGGCTGCTATAGCAGCTGTTGCTATTGGGGAGCCGAATAAGTATTGAACGGTTGTTGGTAATGAGTATAAGAAATCTTTTGGAAGTAATGTTAGAGCTAATGTTAAAATCACCGGTACAGCGATTACATACATTTCC of Lysinibacillus agricola contains these proteins:
- the solA gene encoding N-methyl-L-tryptophan oxidase, whose product is MIYDVIIIGAGSMGMAAGYNLAKAGKNVLMLDAFDPPHEEGSHHGDTRIIRFAYGEGASYVPFVKRAGELWKELEALTDESLFLQTGVMNVGEETHSFIQNVKTSAKLYDLSLEQYSAAEAMEKWSGLSLPENFVACYEPTAGVLRVEACIRAYKTLAIEAGATLHTNEKVQNIEAGNIVRVQTANSVYEAKHLIVTAGAWATELLQSMGITIPVTPTRKTFAWFEADEQLYRENVFPAYCFEFADSSYYGFPSIDGAGLKLGRHDGGEAINPNDPLRPFDEQDTIDLQSFINRFMPQHGTLKFGKTCKYSMTPDEDFIIDFLPEHRNIVIAAGFSGHGFKFSSAVGEVLTDLTLNGKSKQDLSIFRLSRFNTH